One genomic region from Haladaptatus caseinilyticus encodes:
- a CDS encoding amphi-Trp domain-containing protein encodes MAELEAEFEKSRSDVASYLREFADKLDSNGTLRSGTSGRTRRSEETTPPTDTTDDDSSQSTETSDQEKVTILVGNDSATVNPPETLSFGVAVDSDSSLMDSGAEESVSFTLRWASEEVQEDDELSVH; translated from the coding sequence ATGGCAGAACTTGAAGCCGAGTTCGAGAAAAGCCGGTCGGACGTCGCATCGTACCTCCGTGAGTTCGCTGACAAACTGGACTCGAACGGAACGCTTCGTTCGGGGACGAGCGGTCGAACCCGAAGGTCTGAAGAGACGACCCCTCCGACCGACACGACGGACGACGATTCGTCGCAATCGACCGAAACAAGCGATCAAGAAAAGGTGACGATACTCGTCGGGAACGACAGCGCGACCGTAAACCCTCCCGAGACGCTCTCGTTTGGTGTCGCTGTCGATTCGGACTCGTCACTGATGGATTCGGGTGCTGAGGAAAGCGTGAGCTTTACGCTCCGATGGGCCAGCGAAGAGGTCCAGGAAGACGACGAACTCAGCGTTCACTGA
- a CDS encoding aldo/keto reductase translates to MALENRSDTFDIGGDMTVHRLGYGAMRLTGEDIIGRPDNEEEAHRVLHEAVSLGVDFIDTADSYGPCVSERLIGEALHPYPENLVVATKGGLLRNDGGDWLPNGTPDYLRNAVLGSLDRLGTDSIDLYQLHRPDPDVDFSDSIHALAELKDEGKIEHIGVSNVDIDQLDTARDIVEIATVQNQYNVANREHEAVLSTCEDAGIGFIPWYPLGAGDLGDKADALRDIANDHDASQRQIALAWLLHHSPVTLPIPGTSSVEHLHANIASAAINLSSDEMERLD, encoded by the coding sequence ATGGCACTCGAAAACCGGAGCGACACGTTCGACATCGGTGGCGACATGACCGTCCATCGACTGGGCTACGGTGCGATGCGACTCACCGGAGAGGATATCATCGGCCGACCCGACAACGAGGAGGAGGCACATCGAGTCCTCCACGAAGCGGTCTCGCTCGGGGTGGATTTCATCGACACGGCGGACTCCTATGGCCCCTGCGTTAGCGAACGACTCATCGGAGAGGCCTTGCATCCGTATCCCGAGAATCTGGTGGTCGCGACGAAAGGCGGACTCCTCCGGAACGACGGCGGCGATTGGCTTCCCAACGGCACGCCCGATTACCTCAGAAATGCGGTTCTAGGGAGTCTTGACCGCCTCGGAACGGACAGCATCGACCTCTACCAACTGCACCGTCCCGACCCGGACGTGGACTTTTCGGATTCGATACACGCGCTCGCGGAACTCAAAGACGAGGGAAAGATCGAACATATCGGGGTGAGCAACGTGGACATCGACCAACTCGACACTGCGCGCGATATCGTCGAAATCGCGACCGTACAGAACCAGTACAACGTCGCCAACCGGGAACACGAAGCCGTCCTCTCGACCTGTGAGGATGCCGGAATCGGATTCATCCCGTGGTATCCGCTCGGTGCGGGTGACTTGGGCGACAAAGCTGACGCGTTACGGGACATCGCGAACGACCACGACGCCTCTCAGCGTCAGATCGCGCTCGCGTGGTTGCTCCACCATTCGCCGGTTACGCTCCCGATACCCGGCACGTCGAGCGTGGAACATCTACACGCAAACATCGCATCCGCCGCCATCAACCTTTCTTCCGACGAAATGGAACGACTCGACTGA
- a CDS encoding DUF6789 family protein gives MSQEVAGLDDESGLPPAVWEALQTVKAGFLSTGLMLFIFLIAEAETRFALGVPAAIAEFVRMPGQLYLGFAVFVFAGVIVWPLLFAAIDDNLRTIPGGEDVGIRGIVFALILWAAFLLLGSAGLQLAGPFFVLYLVFTLLAHLAYGYSLGILYARFTRQPTTR, from the coding sequence ATGTCACAGGAAGTCGCGGGACTCGACGATGAATCCGGTCTCCCGCCCGCCGTTTGGGAGGCCCTCCAGACCGTCAAGGCGGGTTTTCTGAGCACCGGCCTGATGTTGTTTATCTTTCTCATCGCGGAGGCTGAAACTCGATTCGCGCTCGGTGTCCCTGCCGCTATCGCGGAATTCGTCCGGATGCCCGGCCAGTTGTACCTCGGATTCGCCGTCTTCGTCTTCGCCGGTGTCATCGTCTGGCCATTATTGTTCGCGGCCATCGACGATAATCTCAGGACGATTCCGGGCGGTGAAGACGTCGGCATCCGCGGTATCGTTTTCGCGCTGATTCTTTGGGCTGCTTTCCTGCTGTTGGGGTCGGCAGGACTCCAACTTGCCGGGCCGTTTTTCGTTCTTTACCTCGTCTTTACCTTACTCGCCCATCTCGCGTACGGCTACTCGCTCGGTATTCTGTACGCACGATTCACACGGCAGCCGACCACACGTTGA